One window of Novosphingobium sp. 9U genomic DNA carries:
- a CDS encoding DoxX family protein — protein MAEVGESRGRRIGRVALALVYGAAGVIHLAKPGPFAVITPEWVPHPETVVALTGVAELLGAAGLLQPVSLPLRRAAGWGLALYALCVWPANYNHMQLDMARPDHGLGLGYHVPRLLAQPLIIWWALWASGAVRRRSAKE, from the coding sequence ATGGCGGAAGTGGGCGAAAGCCGAGGGCGGCGGATCGGGCGGGTGGCGTTGGCGCTGGTCTATGGCGCGGCGGGCGTGATCCACCTCGCCAAGCCGGGTCCATTCGCGGTGATCACGCCCGAGTGGGTGCCACATCCTGAGACCGTGGTTGCGCTCACCGGAGTGGCAGAGCTGCTGGGCGCGGCGGGGTTGCTGCAACCCGTCTCGCTACCGCTCCGCCGAGCAGCGGGCTGGGGCCTGGCGCTCTATGCGCTGTGCGTCTGGCCGGCGAACTACAATCACATGCAGCTCGACATGGCGCGGCCGGATCATGGCCTGGGCTTGGGCTATCACGTGCCACGCTTGTTGGCGCAGCCGCTGATCATCTGGTGGGCGCTGTGGGCAAGTGGGGCCGTGAGGCGCCGTTCTGCTAAGGAGTGA
- a CDS encoding nucleotidyltransferase substrate binding protein: protein MELDFGPLDRAVARLDEGLARYRQDTSDAQIRDGLIQRFEFTYDLCAKMLRRYLEASAATPEVVKQMSFPTLIRTANEQDLLRGTWPDWHGYRDMRNITSHTYDEAKAQKVADAIPDFLAEARELLRRLQERTTP, encoded by the coding sequence ATGGAGCTCGACTTCGGCCCGCTGGACCGGGCGGTCGCCCGTCTCGACGAAGGTCTGGCACGCTACCGGCAGGACACCTCGGACGCGCAGATCCGTGACGGGCTGATCCAGCGCTTCGAATTCACCTATGACTTGTGCGCCAAGATGCTGCGGCGCTATCTCGAAGCTTCGGCTGCCACTCCGGAGGTGGTCAAGCAGATGAGCTTCCCGACCCTGATCCGCACGGCTAACGAGCAGGACCTGCTGCGCGGCACATGGCCTGATTGGCACGGCTATCGTGACATGCGGAACATCACCTCGCACACGTACGACGAGGCCAAGGCGCAGAAAGTCGCTGACGCGATTCCGGACTTCCTTGCGGAAGCGCGTGAGCTGTTGCGGCGTCTGCAGGAACGCACAACGCCGTGA
- a CDS encoding cytochrome P450 produces MNQLTGCPIMHGPTPSRDDRKSAAIAAENLRVEPGARVIASFPFAREILRSSEVRQAGAGAEHIKLDNPEHVSVFFLDGELHKKRRSQLARYFTPKAIRERHEVVMRRTTDALIAELHRDGRAQLDLLSMRLACDVAAEIVGLTASNPQKLADRIRKTFDSMGVKKPGPLDKLRMVWRTLTFMQLDVMPAVKARRKAPREDVISYCVQEGFSNKAILIEGLTYATAGMLTTREFIVMVAWHLFDNDPLRARFLDGGEEEQLAILDEILRLEPVAAMVYRKAAADFTSPSGETVRAGELYGVSMRQVNTDEAVAGECPFALEPGRAKRQKVQGNWMSFGDGPHRCPGAQVALHETRVFLDALLRVPGVHLATQPTIGWCAPIMGYEVHGAVVACERG; encoded by the coding sequence ATGAACCAGCTCACCGGGTGTCCCATTATGCATGGCCCGACGCCATCGCGCGACGACCGCAAGTCCGCGGCGATCGCGGCGGAGAACTTGCGTGTCGAGCCTGGCGCCAGGGTGATCGCCTCGTTCCCGTTCGCGCGCGAGATCCTGCGCAGCAGCGAGGTGCGTCAAGCCGGCGCCGGGGCGGAGCACATCAAGCTCGACAATCCCGAGCATGTCTCGGTGTTTTTCCTCGACGGCGAGCTGCACAAGAAGCGCCGCAGCCAGCTGGCGCGCTACTTCACGCCCAAGGCGATCCGGGAGCGGCATGAAGTGGTCATGCGCCGCACCACCGACGCGCTGATCGCCGAACTGCACCGCGACGGACGCGCCCAGCTGGACCTGCTCAGCATGCGGCTGGCCTGCGATGTGGCTGCCGAGATCGTCGGGCTGACCGCCAGCAACCCGCAAAAGCTGGCCGACCGCATCCGCAAGACCTTCGACTCGATGGGCGTGAAAAAGCCCGGCCCGCTCGACAAGCTGCGCATGGTCTGGCGCACGCTGACCTTCATGCAGCTGGACGTGATGCCGGCGGTCAAGGCGCGGCGCAAGGCGCCGCGCGAGGACGTGATCTCGTACTGCGTGCAGGAAGGCTTCTCGAACAAGGCGATCCTGATTGAGGGCCTGACGTATGCCACCGCCGGCATGCTGACGACGCGCGAGTTCATTGTGATGGTGGCCTGGCACTTGTTCGACAACGACCCGTTGCGCGCGCGCTTCCTCGACGGCGGCGAGGAGGAGCAGCTGGCGATCCTAGACGAGATCCTGCGGCTGGAGCCGGTCGCGGCGATGGTCTACCGCAAGGCCGCGGCGGATTTCACCAGCCCAAGTGGCGAGACGGTGCGCGCGGGCGAACTCTATGGCGTGTCGATGCGGCAGGTGAACACCGACGAGGCGGTTGCGGGCGAATGCCCCTTCGCGCTCGAGCCGGGCCGCGCCAAGCGCCAGAAGGTCCAGGGCAACTGGATGAGCTTTGGCGACGGCCCGCACCGCTGCCCCGGCGCGCAAGTGGCGCTGCACGAGACGCGGGTGTTCCTCGATGCGCTGCTGCGGGTGCCGGGCGTGCACCTTGCCACCCAGCCGACGATCGGTTGGTGCGCGCCGATCATGGGGTACGAGGTGCATGGGGCGGTGGTGGCGTGTGAGCGCGGTTAG
- a CDS encoding class I SAM-dependent methyltransferase: MTSTELAREALPRKIVRKIKHSLGPWGVFVEGFIRHPVMVGSIIPSSRFTIAKMLSRVKWNECKLFVEYGPGVGTFCRPVLDRLSRDGALIVIDTNPLYIDYLRRTITDSRFTAVLGSAADVEEIVRAHGHEKADYVLSGLPFSTLPAGVGPAIADATHRVIRPGGAFLVYQFTSRARDFMGRHFTRIESDFELLNVMPCFLFWGWKDEEAA; encoded by the coding sequence ATGACCAGTACAGAGCTTGCCCGCGAGGCGCTTCCCCGGAAGATCGTGCGCAAGATCAAGCACTCGCTCGGGCCCTGGGGCGTGTTCGTCGAGGGTTTCATCCGCCACCCGGTGATGGTCGGCTCGATCATCCCGTCCTCGCGTTTCACCATCGCCAAGATGCTGAGCCGGGTTAAGTGGAACGAGTGCAAGCTGTTCGTCGAGTACGGGCCTGGCGTCGGCACCTTCTGCCGCCCGGTGCTCGACCGCTTGTCGCGGGACGGCGCGCTGATCGTGATCGACACCAACCCGCTCTACATCGACTATCTGCGCCGCACGATCACCGACAGCCGCTTCACCGCGGTGCTCGGCTCGGCCGCCGACGTCGAGGAGATCGTGCGCGCGCATGGGCACGAGAAGGCCGACTACGTCCTCTCCGGCCTGCCGTTCTCGACGCTGCCCGCAGGTGTCGGCCCGGCGATCGCCGACGCCACCCATCGTGTCATCCGCCCGGGCGGCGCGTTCCTCGTTTACCAGTTCACCTCACGCGCCCGCGACTTCATGGGCCGCCACTTCACCCGCATCGAGAGCGACTTCGAACTGCTCAACGTGATGCCCTGCTTCCTGTTCTGGGGCTGGAAGGACGAAGAGGCGGCGTAG
- a CDS encoding TonB-dependent receptor translates to MLSSTVKVRVAALASAGVMALAVPAAAWAQQDPTSQASTPQASTGDTQGLDAIVVTAQRRQEDVRDVPIAVSAVSAATLDEAGIDVSRDLPQVIPSVQFSRSGASGLFFVRGVGTTNAAVGEEGANAFYIDGVYLGDLAQTINNFNNVERIEVLKGPQGTLFGRNATGGLIHVITRDPGDELEMHGQFGYANYQTVDGKLYLATPLVEDKLGIDLALTYHNQDKGWGRNLTLNREIHTENYWGARSKLVAKPTDTIKLTLAGDYYKNRDNLGLAWKIKPGTVGTGGVPGVEGQDSTANIIPLTRQKVYGTSLTGEFDLGFATLTNVAAYRKARNASDFDVDGGPRNLIRITFVSSSQTIQEELRLASNGTGPLQWQAGFFYLNSKASNDSDFTGLAFSGSGVARQEIRADLKTNSYAGFGELTWKVTDTTQLTGGLRYTADRREFDGTSTNVLLSGTRLPPSVQPIPRLKYNEWTYRVALRQDLTDGVNVYASINRGFKAGSYSLQSPANKPFLPQTIMAYELGLKSELFNRKLRVNLAGFHYDIDDFQVRSAAVASPGANLILNAATVKVDGVEMEFEAAPTDGLRLFGGATYLKSRFDKFGGPGADFQAPIVYPNPATCPASQFGTDNPGLLGPGPRTGGYLTCFGDVSGNRTPNSPKFAASFGASYSVPVGDTGKLQFTGLYSYNDGYYFEPDNVHRQGSYSLVNGSIEYRPTETFGIALWGKNLFDKEYAIQDLTTATGVTEALGTPRTYGVDFKLDF, encoded by the coding sequence ATGTTGTCTTCGACAGTGAAGGTGCGCGTCGCCGCTTTGGCAAGTGCCGGCGTGATGGCGTTGGCCGTGCCCGCAGCAGCGTGGGCACAGCAGGATCCCACGTCACAAGCTTCCACGCCGCAGGCGAGCACGGGTGACACCCAGGGCCTCGATGCCATCGTCGTGACTGCACAGCGCCGCCAGGAAGACGTGCGCGACGTGCCGATCGCCGTCTCGGCCGTCAGTGCCGCCACCCTCGACGAGGCCGGCATCGATGTCAGCCGCGACCTGCCGCAGGTGATCCCCAGCGTCCAGTTCTCACGTTCGGGCGCGAGCGGCCTGTTCTTCGTGCGCGGCGTCGGCACGACCAACGCAGCTGTCGGCGAAGAGGGCGCGAACGCATTCTACATCGACGGCGTATACCTGGGTGACCTTGCCCAGACGATCAACAACTTCAACAACGTGGAGCGGATCGAAGTCCTGAAGGGCCCGCAAGGCACCCTGTTCGGCCGAAACGCCACGGGCGGCCTGATCCACGTCATCACTCGCGATCCGGGCGACGAGCTGGAGATGCACGGCCAGTTCGGCTATGCCAACTACCAGACGGTAGACGGCAAGCTCTACCTCGCCACCCCGCTGGTCGAGGACAAGCTGGGGATCGACCTGGCGCTCACCTACCACAACCAGGACAAGGGCTGGGGCCGCAACCTCACGCTCAACCGTGAGATCCACACCGAGAACTACTGGGGCGCACGCTCCAAGCTGGTCGCCAAGCCGACCGACACGATCAAGCTGACGCTGGCGGGCGACTACTACAAGAACCGCGACAACCTAGGCCTCGCCTGGAAGATCAAGCCGGGCACTGTCGGCACCGGCGGCGTCCCCGGCGTCGAAGGCCAGGACTCGACCGCGAACATCATCCCGCTGACTCGCCAGAAGGTCTACGGCACCAGCCTAACCGGTGAGTTCGACCTGGGCTTCGCCACGCTGACCAACGTCGCGGCCTATCGCAAGGCGCGCAATGCCAGCGACTTCGATGTCGATGGTGGGCCGCGCAACCTGATCCGCATCACCTTTGTCTCGTCCTCCCAGACGATCCAGGAGGAACTGCGGCTCGCCTCGAACGGGACCGGACCGCTTCAATGGCAGGCTGGCTTCTTCTACCTGAACTCCAAGGCCAGCAACGATTCCGACTTCACCGGACTGGCCTTCAGCGGCAGCGGCGTGGCCCGGCAGGAGATCCGCGCAGACCTAAAGACCAACTCCTACGCGGGCTTCGGAGAGCTCACCTGGAAGGTCACCGACACCACGCAGCTGACCGGCGGCCTGCGCTACACCGCAGATCGGCGTGAGTTCGACGGCACCAGCACCAACGTGCTGTTGAGCGGCACTCGCCTTCCTCCATCGGTCCAGCCGATCCCGCGCCTGAAGTACAACGAGTGGACCTACCGGGTCGCGCTGCGCCAGGACCTGACCGACGGCGTGAACGTCTATGCCTCGATCAACCGCGGCTTCAAGGCAGGCAGCTACAGCCTGCAGAGCCCGGCCAACAAGCCGTTCCTGCCGCAAACGATCATGGCCTACGAGCTGGGCCTCAAGTCCGAGCTGTTCAACCGCAAGCTGCGCGTCAACCTGGCGGGCTTCCACTACGACATCGACGACTTCCAGGTCCGCTCGGCCGCGGTGGCGAGCCCGGGCGCCAACTTGATCCTCAACGCCGCGACGGTGAAGGTCGACGGCGTCGAGATGGAGTTCGAGGCGGCTCCGACCGACGGTCTGCGCCTGTTCGGCGGCGCGACGTACCTCAAGTCGCGCTTCGACAAGTTCGGCGGCCCCGGCGCGGACTTCCAGGCGCCGATCGTATATCCCAACCCGGCGACGTGCCCTGCCTCTCAGTTCGGAACCGACAACCCCGGCCTGCTCGGACCCGGTCCGCGTACGGGTGGATACCTGACGTGCTTCGGCGATGTCTCGGGCAACCGCACGCCCAACTCGCCCAAGTTCGCCGCGAGCTTCGGCGCGAGCTACTCGGTTCCGGTGGGCGACACCGGCAAGCTGCAGTTCACCGGGCTCTACAGCTATAACGACGGCTACTACTTCGAGCCCGACAACGTGCATCGCCAGGGCAGCTACAGCCTGGTCAACGGCTCAATCGAATACCGGCCCACGGAGACCTTCGGGATCGCGCTCTGGGGCAAGAATCTGTTCGATAAGGAATACGCCATCCAGGACCTCACCACCGCGACCGGCGTGACCGAAGCGCTGGGTACGCCGCGGACCTACGGCGTGGATTTCAAGCTCGACTTCTGA
- a CDS encoding N-acetyltransferase — protein MVAEAQHNSGDLIIEPVSDKAGRAAFVDYAYRRNASDPNWVANLRMEEVEKFTPGKNPFFDHAKVQLFLAKRAGKIVGRISAHIDELALTQPPEQGMGPGTGNWGAIEADDEAAARALIARAEEWLREQGMTRVLAPMNLSVWEEPGLQVLGFDHPPMVMMAHHQPAYQAWIEGAGYGLAKTLHTYDLDIRKTYPPLIQRVIASGEKNPKIRVREVVLKDFDKEAAIICDILNDAWSDNWGFVPFTEKEIAHTGKKLKPLVHPDLIRIAEYEGEPVAFMMTLPDLNGPQLRINGRTGKPSLLGWIKLALWLRKPKPADMRVPLMGVRKRLQSSRLASQLAFMMIEYIRRAAIANYAGERAEIGWVLEDNQGMVAIANSIDSKVNREYRVYEKAL, from the coding sequence ATCGTGGCCGAAGCCCAGCATAACAGCGGCGACCTAATTATCGAGCCCGTCTCGGACAAGGCCGGCCGCGCCGCCTTTGTCGATTACGCTTATCGGCGAAACGCGTCGGATCCGAACTGGGTGGCCAACTTGCGCATGGAGGAGGTGGAGAAGTTCACCCCCGGCAAGAACCCGTTCTTCGACCATGCCAAGGTCCAGCTGTTCCTGGCGAAGCGCGCCGGCAAGATCGTCGGGCGCATCTCTGCGCACATCGACGAACTGGCGCTGACCCAGCCGCCGGAGCAGGGCATGGGCCCGGGCACCGGCAACTGGGGCGCGATCGAGGCGGACGATGAGGCGGCCGCCCGCGCGCTGATCGCCCGCGCCGAGGAGTGGCTGCGCGAGCAGGGCATGACCCGCGTGCTGGCGCCGATGAACCTGTCGGTCTGGGAAGAGCCCGGCCTGCAGGTCCTGGGCTTCGATCATCCGCCGATGGTGATGATGGCGCACCATCAGCCGGCCTACCAGGCTTGGATCGAGGGTGCGGGCTATGGTCTCGCCAAGACGCTCCACACCTACGATCTCGACATCCGCAAGACCTACCCGCCGCTGATCCAGCGCGTGATCGCATCGGGTGAGAAGAACCCCAAGATCCGCGTGCGCGAGGTGGTGCTGAAGGACTTCGACAAGGAAGCCGCGATCATCTGCGATATCCTCAACGATGCGTGGTCGGACAACTGGGGCTTCGTGCCGTTCACCGAGAAGGAGATCGCGCATACCGGCAAGAAGCTGAAGCCGTTGGTCCATCCCGACCTGATCCGCATCGCCGAGTACGAGGGCGAGCCGGTGGCGTTCATGATGACGCTGCCGGACCTGAACGGCCCGCAGCTGCGGATCAATGGGCGCACCGGCAAGCCCTCGCTGCTGGGCTGGATCAAGCTGGCGTTGTGGCTGCGCAAGCCCAAGCCGGCCGACATGCGCGTGCCTTTGATGGGCGTGCGCAAGCGCCTGCAAAGCTCGCGCCTCGCCAGCCAGCTGGCCTTCATGATGATCGAGTACATCCGCCGCGCAGCCATCGCCAACTATGCCGGCGAGCGTGCGGAGATCGGCTGGGTGCTGGAAGACAACCAGGGCATGGTCGCGATCGCCAACTCGATCGACAGCAAGGTTAACCGCGAATACCGGGTTTACGAAAAGGCGCTGTGA
- a CDS encoding TetR/AcrR family transcriptional regulator, translated as MVANRGFQSTGTKTRLRLIEAAAEILADEGYVAFTARRIAARAELKPQLVHYYFRSMEELVVTVFHRSSAIYFRLHDEALSTPRPLHALWDLNANLPEASRMLEFVALGKQYPQLREEMRKSGESFRDLQIEAIERVYAQHGITDPAISAPALAMLMSATARAMVFESQVGMNKAHADTVQLIKTFLSSLEG; from the coding sequence ATGGTTGCGAACCGTGGGTTTCAGTCGACCGGCACCAAGACCCGCCTGCGCCTGATCGAAGCGGCCGCCGAAATCCTGGCTGACGAGGGCTATGTCGCCTTCACCGCCCGCCGCATCGCGGCGCGTGCGGAGCTCAAGCCCCAGCTGGTGCACTACTATTTCCGCTCCATGGAAGAGCTGGTGGTGACGGTGTTCCATCGCTCGTCCGCCATCTACTTCCGCCTCCACGACGAAGCGCTGAGCACGCCGCGCCCGCTTCATGCCTTGTGGGATCTCAACGCGAACCTCCCCGAGGCGAGCCGCATGCTCGAATTCGTCGCGTTGGGTAAGCAGTACCCCCAGCTTCGCGAAGAAATGCGCAAGAGCGGCGAGAGCTTCCGCGACTTGCAGATCGAGGCGATCGAGCGGGTCTATGCGCAGCACGGCATCACCGATCCTGCGATCAGCGCACCAGCGCTGGCGATGCTGATGTCGGCGACGGCGCGCGCAATGGTGTTCGAGAGCCAGGTCGGCATGAACAAGGCGCACGCCGACACCGTTCAGCTGATCAAGACCTTCCTCTCGAGCCTGGAGGGCTGA
- the lipB gene encoding lipoyl(octanoyl) transferase LipB → MTCVPDSLGDQIELRVSAERVPYREALSEMTARNAAIATGEARELVWLLEHPPVYTAGTSAAAAELLDPRFEVVEAGRGGRYTYHGPGQRIGYVLIDLRKRARDARGFVHALEGWVIATLADFGVEGFRAEGRIGIWTRDVDGREAKIGAIGVRIRKWVTMHGFSVNLTPDLSHFGGIVPCGIEEFGVTSLERLGKSITAEEWDEALLAHAPAFLTALDRACPPAGGGQLGQSEAAE, encoded by the coding sequence ATGACGTGTGTTCCCGACAGCCTCGGAGACCAGATCGAGCTGCGGGTTTCGGCCGAGCGCGTGCCCTACCGCGAGGCGCTGTCGGAGATGACCGCGCGCAATGCCGCGATCGCCACGGGCGAGGCGCGCGAGCTGGTGTGGTTGCTGGAGCATCCACCGGTCTACACCGCGGGCACCAGCGCAGCCGCGGCCGAGCTGCTCGACCCGCGCTTCGAAGTGGTCGAGGCGGGGCGCGGCGGGCGCTATACCTATCATGGGCCGGGGCAGCGCATCGGCTATGTCCTCATCGATTTGCGCAAGCGCGCCCGCGACGCACGCGGCTTCGTCCATGCGCTGGAGGGCTGGGTCATCGCCACGCTGGCCGACTTCGGCGTCGAGGGGTTCCGCGCGGAGGGCCGCATCGGCATCTGGACGCGCGACGTGGACGGGCGCGAGGCCAAGATCGGCGCCATCGGCGTGCGCATCCGCAAATGGGTGACGATGCACGGCTTCTCGGTCAATCTCACTCCCGATCTCTCGCACTTCGGCGGCATCGTGCCCTGCGGCATCGAGGAGTTCGGCGTCACCAGCTTGGAGCGGCTCGGCAAGTCGATCACTGCCGAGGAGTGGGACGAGGCGCTACTGGCCCATGCGCCGGCGTTCCTCACCGCGCTGGACCGCGCGTGTCCGCCGGCGGGCGGCGGTCAGCTGGGGCAATCGGAGGCAGCGGAATGA
- a CDS encoding (2Fe-2S)-binding protein, which translates to MPRMTVNDHAVEFDMDPMTPLLWGLRDAANLTGTKYGCGVGDCGACMVMIDGEALRSCLVSLAECEGRSVTTIEGLSHDRSHPVQQAMVAEQAIQCGFCTPGIVIAAAALLARNANPGEAEVKAAIPNLCRCGVYPRLLRTVQRAGRIMRREEILSAAPEPGIDIEDAARTVPALGNQP; encoded by the coding sequence ATGCCCCGCATGACCGTCAACGATCACGCCGTCGAGTTCGACATGGACCCGATGACGCCCCTGCTCTGGGGCCTGCGCGATGCGGCGAACCTGACCGGCACCAAGTACGGCTGCGGCGTCGGCGATTGCGGCGCGTGCATGGTGATGATTGACGGCGAGGCGCTGCGCTCCTGCCTGGTCAGCCTGGCCGAGTGCGAGGGCCGCTCGGTCACCACGATCGAAGGCTTGTCCCACGATCGCTCGCACCCGGTTCAGCAAGCGATGGTGGCTGAGCAGGCCATCCAGTGCGGCTTCTGTACGCCCGGCATCGTCATCGCCGCCGCCGCGCTGCTGGCGCGCAACGCCAATCCCGGTGAGGCCGAGGTCAAGGCCGCGATCCCCAACTTGTGCCGCTGCGGCGTCTACCCGCGCCTGCTGCGCACGGTGCAGCGTGCGGGACGCATCATGCGCCGCGAGGAAATCTTGAGCGCCGCGCCGGAGCCAGGCATCGACATCGAGGATGCGGCCCGCACGGTGCCCGCGCTCGGCAACCAACCCTGA
- a CDS encoding nucleotidyltransferase family protein, with product MIPIALEQADLDLVRSILRAHLPEDVTVCVFGSRAGGRVKPFSDIDLLLEGPAPLSLSQLGTLADAFDESLLPYKVDLVDRRSVDEGFGAIVDATKVPLPL from the coding sequence GTGATCCCGATCGCGCTGGAGCAGGCGGATCTCGATCTGGTCCGCTCGATTCTGCGCGCGCACCTGCCGGAAGACGTGACAGTCTGCGTCTTTGGCAGCCGGGCCGGTGGGCGGGTGAAGCCGTTCTCGGATATCGACCTGTTGCTGGAAGGACCCGCGCCCCTATCCCTGTCGCAACTGGGCACGCTGGCCGATGCGTTTGACGAGAGCCTGCTGCCGTACAAGGTCGATCTGGTCGACCGCCGTAGCGTGGACGAAGGCTTCGGCGCGATCGTCGATGCGACCAAAGTGCCGCTGCCGCTGTAG
- a CDS encoding TonB-dependent receptor: protein MLVGTAVPALAQSAPEPADPIIVIGRGLPDSPATPAYDVVTLSRDQIASSASGRIEDVLTSVAGFSQFRRSDSRSSNPSNQGATLRALGGNASSRALVLLDGVPVANPFFGYIPFSALAPDRLGRVRVTRGGGSGAFGSGAVSGTIELESGGPDSLGLISGEALVDQRGETQGSLTAVPRLGQGFAVASVQWDRGQGFWTTPKDQRVPASARAKYESWSAAVRAVAPLTDDVEVQASALAYNDARTLRFDGADSTSSGQQASLRLIGRGDWAFDVLGYVQVQDFSNVVISATSFRKTLDQAKTPSTGYGGKIELRPPVGENHVLRLGADLRIAEGALYEEPYNATTGLRTAVRRAGGRNTDVGFYAEDDWTLGDLILTAGARADRWRVTQGFFREANAAGRTTTDTRFADRSGWEGNFRGGAVWRATGAVALRAAAYTGFRQPTLNELYRPFVVFPITTQANATLKNERLEGYEAGVELTPSPGLMFTATVFDNRLKDAIANVTLTPTTRKRQNVDAVHARGLELGARAALGTVSFDGSLSWTNAEVDASGASLALDGKRPAQVPKLAATGTLAWTPREGWRLAATLRHTGAQFEDDLETDVLPAATTLDGVVQVPLGRVVSVLLRGENLFDERIVTRNQAGSIDLGIPRTLWAGIRVGLK, encoded by the coding sequence ATGCTGGTCGGGACGGCGGTGCCCGCCCTAGCTCAGTCGGCTCCCGAGCCCGCTGATCCGATCATCGTCATCGGCCGCGGCTTGCCCGATAGCCCGGCGACGCCCGCATACGACGTAGTGACGTTGAGCCGCGACCAGATCGCCTCCAGCGCCTCGGGCCGGATCGAGGACGTGCTGACCTCGGTTGCGGGCTTCTCGCAGTTCCGCCGCTCGGACAGCCGCTCGTCCAACCCTTCCAACCAGGGCGCCACCTTGCGCGCGCTGGGCGGCAATGCATCGAGCCGAGCGCTGGTGCTGCTGGACGGCGTGCCGGTGGCGAACCCGTTCTTCGGCTACATCCCGTTCAGCGCGCTGGCACCCGATCGGCTCGGCCGCGTGCGGGTGACACGTGGCGGCGGCTCGGGCGCGTTCGGATCGGGCGCCGTCTCGGGCACGATCGAACTGGAAAGCGGCGGCCCCGATTCGCTCGGGCTGATCTCGGGAGAGGCGCTGGTGGACCAGCGCGGCGAGACGCAGGGCTCGCTCACGGCCGTGCCGAGGCTGGGGCAAGGCTTCGCCGTCGCATCGGTGCAGTGGGACCGTGGCCAGGGGTTCTGGACGACGCCGAAGGACCAGCGCGTTCCGGCAAGCGCGCGCGCCAAGTACGAAAGCTGGTCGGCCGCCGTGCGCGCGGTGGCGCCGCTGACCGACGATGTCGAAGTCCAGGCCTCGGCCCTCGCCTACAACGACGCGCGCACGCTGCGCTTCGATGGCGCCGACTCCACCTCCAGCGGCCAGCAGGCGAGCCTGCGCTTGATCGGCCGCGGTGACTGGGCGTTCGACGTGCTGGGCTATGTCCAAGTGCAGGACTTCTCCAACGTGGTCATCAGCGCGACCAGCTTCAGGAAGACGCTGGACCAGGCCAAGACGCCCTCGACCGGCTACGGCGGCAAGATCGAGCTGCGCCCGCCAGTCGGCGAGAACCACGTGCTGCGGCTCGGCGCTGACCTGCGGATTGCGGAGGGCGCGCTCTATGAAGAGCCGTACAACGCGACCACCGGCCTGCGCACGGCGGTGCGACGCGCAGGCGGGCGCAACACGGATGTTGGCTTCTACGCAGAGGACGACTGGACCCTCGGCGATCTGATCCTGACTGCCGGCGCGCGCGCCGATCGCTGGCGCGTGACCCAGGGCTTCTTCCGCGAGGCGAATGCCGCCGGCCGGACCACCACCGACACGCGCTTTGCCGATCGCTCGGGCTGGGAAGGGAATTTTCGCGGTGGCGCAGTGTGGCGTGCGACCGGCGCCGTGGCGCTGCGCGCGGCCGCCTACACCGGCTTTCGCCAGCCGACCTTGAACGAGCTGTACCGCCCCTTCGTGGTGTTCCCGATCACCACGCAGGCCAATGCCACGCTCAAGAACGAGCGGCTCGAAGGCTACGAGGCCGGAGTGGAACTGACGCCCTCGCCGGGACTGATGTTCACTGCGACGGTGTTCGACAACCGCCTCAAGGACGCGATCGCCAATGTGACGCTAACGCCCACGACGCGCAAGCGCCAGAACGTCGACGCCGTCCATGCGCGCGGGCTCGAGCTGGGGGCTCGTGCGGCGCTGGGCACCGTCTCCTTCGACGGCAGCCTGTCGTGGACCAATGCCGAGGTGGATGCGAGCGGCGCCTCCTTGGCGCTCGACGGCAAGCGCCCGGCCCAGGTGCCGAAGCTCGCCGCCACCGGCACGCTCGCGTGGACGCCGCGCGAGGGCTGGCGCCTCGCGGCCACGCTGCGCCATACGGGCGCGCAGTTCGAGGATGACCTCGAAACTGATGTGCTGCCCGCCGCCACCACGCTGGACGGGGTCGTGCAGGTTCCGCTCGGCCGCGTGGTGAGCGTGTTGCTGCGAGGGGAGAACCTGTTCGACGAGCGGATCGTCACCCGCAACCAGGCCGGCTCGATCGACCTCGGCATCCCGCGCACGCTGTGGGCGGGGATCCGGGTGGGGTTGAAGTAG
- a CDS encoding arsenate reductase family protein has translation MKATIWHNPNCGTSRKTLAILQQTPDLDVEVVEYLKTAPSAEKLAQLYRDAGITPQAGLRIRGTDALERRLPDADDATVLAAMAAEPSLIERPLVETDKGARLCRPQDKVHEIL, from the coding sequence ATGAAAGCCACCATCTGGCACAACCCGAACTGCGGCACTTCGCGCAAGACCCTGGCGATCCTGCAGCAAACCCCTGACCTCGACGTGGAAGTGGTTGAATACCTCAAGACGGCCCCGTCCGCGGAAAAACTGGCCCAGCTCTACCGCGATGCCGGCATCACTCCGCAGGCAGGCCTGCGGATTCGCGGCACCGATGCGCTCGAGCGCCGGCTTCCGGACGCGGACGACGCCACGGTGCTGGCGGCCATGGCTGCCGAGCCTAGCCTGATCGAGCGCCCGCTGGTCGAAACAGACAAGGGCGCCCGCCTGTGCCGGCCGCAGGACAAGGTCCACGAGATCCTTTAG